In Macadamia integrifolia cultivar HAES 741 chromosome 1, SCU_Mint_v3, whole genome shotgun sequence, a single window of DNA contains:
- the LOC122076935 gene encoding F-box/kelch-repeat protein SKIP30-like, which translates to MSGLIDGLPDAVALQCLARVPFSLYPNLQLVCRSWRAALRSPELFKARRELGALEEFLCVCAFEPENLWQLYDPIRDLWLTLPVLPSEVRHLAHFCVVSTAGKLFVLGGGSDDVDPLTGDHYGIFATDEVWSYDPILRHWDRRASMLVPRAMFACCVLEGKIIVAGGFTSCRKSISKAEIYDPEKDIWVPIPDLPHTHNSACSGVVIDGKLHVSHRGLSTVQVLENAACGWAVEDYGWLQGPMAVVRGELYVLSHGVIFKQGKEQRLRKMVAAAPASALDFQSRIGFAMIGFGDDLYMIGGVIGPGRWNVDIKQLSDVDVLTVGIERPTWHQVSPMTQCRGTVLGCALLRI; encoded by the coding sequence ATGTCTGGACTAATTGATGGTCTTCCTGACGCTGTTGCGCTTCAATGCCTTGCACGGGTTCCGTTCTCTCTCTACCCCAACTTGCAGCTTGTTTGCCGTTCGTGGAGAGCTGCTCTTCGTAGCCCAGAGCTTTTCAAGGCCCGCCGTGAGCTCGGAGCATTAGAGGAGTTCTTATGTGTATGTGCTTTTGAGCCTGAGAATTTATGGCAGCTTTATGATCCTATCAGAGACCTCTGGTTGACACTACCTGTTCTGCCCTCAGAGGTCAGGCATCTTGCACATTTTTGTGTGGTCTCCACTGCAGGGAAGCTGTTTGTTCTTGGTGGTGGCAGTGATGATGTTGATCCATTGACTGGTGATCATTACGGTATTTTTGCAACCGATGAAGTTTGGTCATATGATCCCATCCTCCGACATTGGGATCGGCGGGCATCAATGCTAGTACCCCGTGCCATGTTTGCATGTTGTGTGCTGGAAGGGAAAATTATTGTTGCGGGTGGTTTCACTAGCTGCCGAAAGTCCATCTCTAAGGCTGAGATCTATGACCCAGAGAAGGACATTTGGGTTCCGATTCCTGATCTCCCTCACACTCACAATTCAGCATGTTCTGGGGTGGTGATCGACGGCAAGTTGCATGTGTCGCATAGGGGGCTGTCGACAGTGCAGGTCTTGGAAAATGCTGCGTGCGGTTGGGCAGTTGAAGACTATGGGTGGCTGCAGGGCCCAATGGCAGTGGTTAGAGGGGAGCTATATGTGTTGAGCCATGGGGTCATATTCAAGCAGGGCAAGGAGCAAAGGCTACGAAAGATGGTGGCAGCAGCACCAGCATCAGCTTTGGACTTTCAAAGTAGAATTGGGTTTGCAATGATTGGATTTGGAGATGACCTTTACATGATTGGAGGGGTGATTGGTCCTGGCAGATGGAATGTAGACATCAAACAACTGTCTGATGTTGATGTCCTTACTGTTGGAATTGAGAGACCAACTTGGCACCAGGTCTCCCCTATGACGCAATGCCGTGGCACTGTACTTGGGTGTGCGTTGTTGAGGATATAA